A genome region from Chlorobaculum tepidum TLS includes the following:
- a CDS encoding GatB/YqeY domain-containing protein has translation MSLKERIDQELKEAMKSGDKIRLNAIRSIRAALLEKEVSIRVGGKGELNEEQELEVLMGLAKRRRDAIEQFTAGNRPDLVETEAAELKVLEEYLPQQLSDEEVEAAIREIIAQTGATSMKEMGKVMGLAMKTLKGKADGGKVQNLVKSLLSA, from the coding sequence ATGAGCCTCAAGGAAAGAATCGATCAGGAGCTGAAAGAAGCCATGAAAAGCGGCGACAAGATTCGCCTCAACGCCATCCGCTCTATCCGGGCCGCCCTGCTGGAAAAGGAGGTTTCCATCCGGGTTGGCGGCAAAGGCGAACTGAACGAGGAGCAGGAGCTTGAAGTGTTGATGGGGCTGGCAAAACGGCGGCGCGACGCCATAGAGCAGTTCACGGCGGGCAACCGCCCCGACCTCGTCGAAACCGAGGCAGCCGAACTGAAAGTGCTCGAAGAGTACCTGCCGCAGCAGCTTTCCGACGAAGAGGTCGAAGCGGCCATCCGCGAGATCATCGCGCAAACCGGCGCGACGTCGATGAAGGAGATGGGCAAGGTGATGGGCCTCGCCATGAAAACCCTCAAGGGCAAAGCCGATGGCGGCAAAGTCC